The Rhizobium sp. BT03 genome has a window encoding:
- the rpoB gene encoding DNA-directed RNA polymerase subunit beta, translating into MAQTLSFNGRRRVRKFFGKIPEVAEMPNLIEVQKASYDQFLMVEEPKGGRPDEGLQAVFKSVFPITDFSGASMLEFVSYEFEPPKFDVDECRQRDLTYAAPLKVTLRLIVFDIDEDTGAKSIKDIKEQSVYMGDMPLMTNNGTFIVNGTERVIVSQMHRSPGVFFDHDKGKSHSSGKLLFAARVIPYRGSWLDIEFDAKDIVYARIDRRRKIPVTSLLMALGMDGEEILDTFYTKSLYKRAGDGWRIPFKPETLKGAKAITEMVDADTGEVVVEAGKKLTPRLLRQLSEKGLKALKAGDDDLYGNYLAEDIVNYSTGEIYLEAGDEIDEKTLGIILANGFDEIPVLGIDHINVGAYIRNTLSADKNENRQDALFDIYRVMRPGEPPTMESAEAMFNSLFFDAERYDLSAVGRVKMNMRLDLTVEDTVRILRKDDILAVVKMLVELRDGKGEIDDIDNLGNRRVRSVGELMENQYRLGLLRMERAIKERMSSIEIDTVMPQDLINAKPAAAAVREFFGSSQLSQFMDQVNPLSEITHKRRLSALGPGGLTRERAGFEVRDVHPTHYGRICPIETPEGPNIGLINSLATFARVNKYGFIESPYRRIVDGRVTSDVLYLSAMEEAKYYVAQANAEMNADGSFVDEFVVCRHAGEVMLAPRDSMNLMDVSPKQVVSVAAALIPFLENDDANRALMGSNMQRQAVPLLRAEAPFVGTGMEPVVARDSGAAIGARRGGVVDQVDATRIVIRATEDLEAGKSGVDIYRLQKFQRSNQNTCVNQRPLVTVGDVVNRGDILADGPSTDLGDLALGRNALVAFMPWNGYNYEDSILLSERIVADDVFTSIHIEEFEVMARDTKLGPEEITRDIPNVSEEALKNLDEAGIVYIGAEVQPGDILVGKITPKGESPMTPEEKLLRAIFGEKASDVRDTSMRMPPGTYGTIVEVRVFNRHGVEKDERAMAIEREEIERLAKDRDDEQAILDRNVYGRLIDMLRGQASIAGPKGFKKGTELSNAVVSEYPRSQWWMFAVEDEKVQSELEALRGQYDESKSRLEQRFMDKVEKVQRGDEMPPGVMKMVKVFVAVKRKIQPGDKMAGRHGNKGVVSRIVPVEDMPFLEDGTHVDVVLNPLGVPSRMNVGQILETHLGWACAGMGRQIGELIEAYKANGNIEPLRKTIGDVVGDGPKAEQVHEFDDESVLRLADQWKRGVSIATPVFDGANEGDVNDMLRLAGLKDTGQSTLYDGRTGEQFDRQVTVGYIYMLKLNHLVDDKIHARSIGPYSLVTQQPLGGKAQFGGQRFGEMEVWALEAYGAAYTLQEMLTVKSDDVAGRTKVYEAIVRGDDTFEAGIPESFNVLVKEMRSLGLSVELENTKLDEAQAAQLPDAAE; encoded by the coding sequence ATGGCTCAGACCCTTTCGTTCAACGGTCGCAGGCGCGTACGCAAGTTTTTTGGTAAGATCCCCGAAGTCGCAGAAATGCCGAACCTCATCGAGGTTCAGAAGGCGTCCTACGACCAGTTTCTGATGGTTGAAGAGCCGAAAGGCGGCCGGCCCGACGAGGGCCTTCAGGCCGTTTTCAAGTCGGTTTTCCCGATCACCGATTTCTCCGGCGCTTCCATGCTGGAATTCGTGTCCTACGAATTCGAGCCGCCGAAGTTCGACGTTGACGAATGCCGTCAGCGCGACCTGACCTATGCTGCGCCGCTGAAGGTGACGCTGCGCTTGATCGTGTTCGATATCGACGAGGATACCGGCGCGAAGTCGATCAAGGACATCAAGGAACAGTCCGTTTACATGGGCGACATGCCGCTCATGACCAACAACGGCACGTTCATCGTCAACGGCACCGAGCGCGTCATCGTGTCCCAGATGCACCGTTCGCCGGGCGTCTTCTTCGACCACGACAAGGGCAAGAGCCATTCTTCCGGCAAGCTGCTCTTTGCCGCCCGTGTCATCCCCTATCGCGGCTCCTGGCTCGATATCGAATTCGACGCCAAGGACATCGTCTACGCCCGTATCGACCGTCGCCGTAAGATCCCTGTCACGTCGCTGCTGATGGCGCTCGGCATGGATGGCGAGGAAATCCTCGACACCTTCTACACGAAGTCGCTCTACAAGCGCGCCGGCGACGGCTGGCGCATTCCCTTCAAGCCGGAAACGCTGAAGGGCGCCAAGGCGATCACCGAGATGGTCGACGCCGATACCGGCGAAGTCGTCGTGGAAGCCGGCAAGAAGCTGACCCCGCGCCTGTTGCGCCAGCTGTCCGAAAAGGGCCTGAAGGCGCTTAAGGCCGGCGACGACGACCTCTACGGCAACTACCTCGCCGAAGACATCGTCAACTACTCCACCGGTGAGATCTATCTCGAAGCCGGCGACGAAATCGACGAGAAGACGCTCGGTATCATCCTGGCGAACGGTTTCGACGAGATCCCGGTTCTCGGCATCGACCACATCAATGTCGGCGCCTATATTCGCAACACGCTTTCGGCCGATAAGAACGAGAACCGTCAGGACGCTCTGTTCGACATCTACCGCGTCATGCGTCCGGGTGAACCGCCGACCATGGAATCGGCCGAAGCCATGTTCAACTCGCTGTTCTTCGATGCGGAGCGTTACGACCTCTCCGCCGTCGGCCGCGTCAAGATGAACATGCGTCTCGACCTGACCGTCGAAGACACCGTCCGCATCCTGCGCAAGGACGACATCCTGGCCGTGGTCAAGATGCTGGTCGAACTGCGCGACGGCAAGGGCGAGATCGACGACATCGATAACCTCGGCAACCGCCGCGTCCGTTCGGTCGGCGAGCTGATGGAAAACCAGTACCGTCTCGGCCTGCTGCGCATGGAGCGCGCGATCAAGGAACGCATGTCCTCGATCGAGATCGACACGGTCATGCCGCAGGATCTGATCAACGCCAAGCCGGCGGCTGCCGCGGTGCGCGAATTCTTCGGTTCCTCGCAGCTTTCGCAGTTCATGGACCAGGTCAACCCGCTCTCGGAAATCACCCACAAGCGCCGTCTTTCGGCTCTTGGCCCGGGCGGTCTGACCCGTGAGCGCGCCGGCTTCGAAGTCCGCGACGTTCATCCGACCCACTACGGCCGCATTTGCCCGATCGAAACGCCTGAGGGCCCGAACATCGGTCTGATCAACTCGCTTGCGACCTTTGCCCGCGTCAACAAGTACGGCTTCATCGAAAGCCCGTACCGCCGCATCGTCGACGGCAGGGTGACGAGCGACGTGCTCTACCTCTCCGCCATGGAAGAGGCGAAGTACTACGTCGCCCAGGCCAACGCCGAAATGAACGCCGACGGTTCCTTCGTCGATGAGTTCGTCGTCTGCCGCCATGCCGGCGAAGTTATGCTCGCACCCCGCGACAGCATGAACCTGATGGACGTTTCGCCGAAGCAGGTCGTTTCGGTCGCAGCCGCGCTCATCCCGTTCCTGGAAAACGACGACGCCAACCGCGCCCTCATGGGCTCGAACATGCAGCGTCAGGCCGTGCCGCTGCTGCGCGCCGAAGCCCCGTTCGTCGGCACCGGCATGGAGCCGGTCGTTGCCCGTGACTCGGGTGCCGCCATCGGCGCCCGCCGCGGCGGCGTGGTCGACCAGGTCGACGCGACGCGTATCGTTATCCGCGCCACCGAAGACCTCGAAGCCGGCAAATCCGGCGTCGATATCTACCGCCTGCAGAAGTTCCAGCGTTCGAACCAGAACACCTGCGTCAACCAGCGCCCGCTGGTCACCGTCGGTGACGTCGTCAACCGCGGCGACATTCTCGCCGACGGCCCGTCGACCGATCTCGGCGACCTGGCGCTCGGCCGCAACGCGCTCGTCGCGTTCATGCCCTGGAACGGCTACAACTACGAAGACTCGATCCTGCTCTCCGAGCGTATCGTAGCCGACGACGTGTTCACCTCCATCCACATCGAGGAATTCGAAGTGATGGCGCGCGACACCAAGCTTGGCCCTGAGGAAATCACCCGCGATATTCCGAACGTTTCGGAAGAAGCGCTGAAGAACCTCGACGAAGCCGGCATCGTCTATATCGGCGCCGAAGTTCAGCCGGGCGATATCCTCGTCGGCAAGATCACCCCGAAGGGCGAAAGCCCGATGACGCCTGAGGAAAAGCTTCTGCGCGCCATCTTCGGCGAAAAGGCCTCCGACGTGCGCGATACATCCATGCGCATGCCGCCCGGCACTTACGGCACGATCGTCGAAGTGCGCGTCTTCAACCGCCATGGCGTCGAGAAGGACGAGCGCGCGATGGCGATCGAGCGCGAAGAGATCGAGCGTCTGGCAAAGGACCGCGACGATGAGCAGGCGATCCTCGACCGTAACGTCTACGGCCGTCTGATCGACATGCTGCGCGGCCAGGCTTCCATCGCCGGCCCGAAGGGCTTCAAGAAGGGCACCGAGCTTTCGAACGCCGTCGTCTCCGAATATCCCCGCTCGCAGTGGTGGATGTTCGCCGTCGAGGACGAGAAGGTTCAGAGCGAGCTCGAAGCGCTCCGCGGCCAGTACGACGAATCCAAGTCGCGCCTTGAACAGCGCTTCATGGACAAGGTCGAGAAGGTCCAGCGCGGCGATGAAATGCCCCCTGGCGTCATGAAGATGGTCAAGGTCTTCGTCGCCGTGAAGCGCAAGATCCAGCCGGGCGACAAGATGGCCGGCCGTCACGGGAACAAGGGCGTCGTCTCGCGCATTGTGCCTGTCGAGGACATGCCGTTCCTCGAAGACGGCACGCATGTCGACGTCGTTCTGAACCCGCTCGGCGTTCCCTCGCGCATGAACGTCGGCCAGATTCTCGAAACCCACCTGGGTTGGGCCTGCGCCGGCATGGGTCGCCAGATCGGCGAACTGATCGAGGCATACAAGGCCAATGGCAACATCGAGCCGCTGCGCAAGACCATCGGCGATGTCGTCGGTGACGGTCCGAAGGCCGAACAGGTCCACGAGTTCGACGACGAATCCGTTCTGCGTCTCGCCGACCAGTGGAAGCGCGGCGTTTCGATTGCAACGCCTGTTTTCGACGGCGCGAACGAAGGCGACGTCAACGACATGCTGCGTCTGGCAGGTCTCAAGGACACCGGCCAGTCGACGCTCTATGACGGCCGTACCGGCGAGCAGTTCGACCGCCAGGTGACCGTGGGCTACATCTACATGCTGAAGCTCAACCACCTGGTCGACGACAAGATCCATGCCCGCTCGATTGGACCTTACTCGCTCGTGACCCAGCAGCCGCTGGGCGGCAAGGCGCAGTTCGGCGGACAGCGCTTCGGCGAAATGGAAGTCTGGGCGCTCGAAGCATACGGCGCGGCCTACACGCTGCAGGAAATGCTGACGGTGAAGTCGGACGACGTCGCCGGCCGCACCAAGGTCTACGAAGCCATCGTCCGCGGAGACGACACGTTCGAAGCCGGTATTCCGGAAAGCTTCAACGTTCTCGTCAAGGAAATGCGCTCGCTGGGCCTTAGCGTCGAGCTCGAAAACACCAAGCTTGACGAGGCGCAGGCAGCGCAGCTGCCCGACGCGGCCGAGTAA
- the rplL gene encoding 50S ribosomal protein L7/L12, translating into MADLAKIVDDLSSLTVLEAAELSKLLEEKWGVSAAAPVAVAAAAGGAGPAVVEEEKTEFDVILVDAGANKINVIKEVRAITGLGLKEAKDLVEGAPKAVKEGVNKAEAADIKKKLEDAGAKADVK; encoded by the coding sequence ATGGCTGATCTCGCAAAGATCGTTGACGACCTCTCCTCGCTGACCGTTCTGGAAGCTGCAGAACTGTCGAAGCTTCTCGAAGAAAAGTGGGGCGTTTCCGCTGCCGCTCCGGTAGCTGTTGCTGCCGCTGCTGGTGGTGCTGGCCCGGCTGTCGTTGAAGAAGAAAAGACCGAATTCGACGTTATCCTCGTCGACGCCGGCGCCAACAAGATCAACGTCATCAAGGAAGTCCGCGCCATCACCGGTCTCGGCCTCAAGGAAGCCAAGGACCTCGTCGAAGGCGCTCCGAAGGCTGTCAAGGAAGGCGTCAACAAGGCTGAAGCCGCTGACATCAAGAAGAAGCTTGAAGACGCTGGCGCCAAGGCCGACGTCAAGTAA
- the rplJ gene encoding 50S ribosomal protein L10 encodes MERAEKREFVTELNEVFKASGSVVVAHYAGATVAQMNDFRSKMRAAGGTVKVAKNRLAKIALQGTEAEGITNLFKGQTLIAYSTDPITAPKVVMDFAKTNDKIVVLGGAMGTTTLNADAVKSLATLPSLDELRAKLLGMIQTPATRIAGVVAAPASQLARVFAAYAKKDEAA; translated from the coding sequence GTGGAAAGAGCGGAAAAACGCGAATTCGTCACGGAACTGAACGAAGTCTTCAAGGCTTCTGGCTCAGTCGTCGTGGCCCACTATGCTGGTGCTACAGTCGCGCAGATGAACGATTTTCGTTCGAAGATGCGTGCAGCTGGCGGTACCGTCAAAGTCGCGAAGAACCGCCTGGCCAAAATTGCCCTTCAGGGTACGGAAGCGGAAGGGATTACCAATCTCTTCAAGGGTCAGACGCTGATTGCATACAGCACCGATCCGATCACCGCTCCGAAGGTCGTCATGGATTTCGCCAAGACCAACGACAAGATCGTTGTTCTGGGCGGCGCCATGGGAACAACCACGCTCAACGCCGATGCAGTCAAGTCGCTTGCGACCCTGCCTTCGCTCGATGAGCTGCGTGCGAAGCTGCTGGGCATGATCCAGACACCGGCTACCCGCATCGCTGGGGTTGTTGCAGCACCGGCAAGCCAGCTTGCCCGCGTGTTTGCGGCCTACGCCAAGAAGGACGAAGCCGCTTAA
- the rplA gene encoding 50S ribosomal protein L1: protein MAGKRTQKINEGVDPTKLYALSLAIGMVKERAVAKFDETIEVSMNLGVDPRHADQMVRGVVNLPNGTGRTVRVAVFARGVKADEAKAAGADIVGAEDLVEIVQGGKIEFDRCIATPDMMPLVGRLGKVLGPRGMMPNPKVGTVTMDVAGAVKASKGGAVEFRVEKAGIVHAGIGKASFDAKALEENIRAFADAVIKAKPAGAKGNYVKRVAISSTMGPGVKIEVGSVTAGPTA from the coding sequence ATGGCTGGTAAGCGCACGCAGAAGATCAACGAAGGTGTTGATCCCACCAAGCTCTATGCTCTCTCCCTGGCTATCGGCATGGTCAAGGAACGGGCTGTCGCCAAGTTCGACGAAACCATCGAAGTCTCGATGAACCTCGGCGTCGATCCGCGCCATGCGGACCAGATGGTTCGCGGCGTCGTCAACCTGCCGAACGGCACCGGCCGTACGGTTCGCGTTGCCGTCTTCGCACGTGGCGTCAAGGCCGATGAAGCCAAGGCTGCCGGTGCCGATATCGTCGGTGCTGAAGACCTCGTCGAAATCGTCCAGGGCGGCAAGATCGAATTCGATCGCTGCATCGCCACCCCCGACATGATGCCGCTGGTCGGTCGTCTCGGTAAGGTTCTCGGCCCGCGCGGCATGATGCCGAACCCGAAGGTCGGCACCGTCACCATGGATGTCGCCGGAGCCGTCAAGGCTTCCAAGGGCGGCGCTGTCGAGTTCCGCGTCGAGAAGGCTGGTATCGTCCATGCCGGCATCGGCAAGGCCTCTTTCGACGCCAAGGCTCTGGAAGAAAACATCCGCGCCTTCGCTGACGCCGTCATCAAGGCGAAGCCGGCTGGCGCCAAGGGCAACTATGTCAAGCGCGTCGCGATTTCGTCGACCATGGGCCCGGGCGTCAAGATCGAAGTCGGCTCGGTCACCGCAGGTCCGACTGCATAA
- the rplK gene encoding 50S ribosomal protein L11: MAKKVAGQLKLQVKAGSANPSPPIGPALGQRGINIMEFCKAFNAATQEMEKGMPIPVVITYYQDKSFTFAMKQPPVSYWLKKEAKITSGSKTPGKGPKAGSLTKAQIKTIAEAKMKDLNAADIEGAMAMIEGSARAMGLEVVG; encoded by the coding sequence ATGGCTAAGAAAGTTGCAGGCCAGCTCAAGCTTCAGGTCAAGGCAGGATCGGCTAACCCGTCCCCGCCGATTGGTCCGGCGCTTGGTCAGCGTGGCATTAACATCATGGAATTCTGCAAGGCGTTCAATGCCGCCACGCAGGAAATGGAAAAGGGTATGCCGATCCCGGTCGTCATCACCTATTACCAGGACAAGTCCTTCACCTTCGCGATGAAGCAGCCTCCGGTCAGCTACTGGCTGAAGAAGGAAGCGAAGATCACGTCCGGTTCCAAGACCCCGGGCAAGGGTCCGAAGGCCGGTTCCCTCACCAAGGCTCAGATCAAGACGATCGCAGAAGCCAAGATGAAGGATCTGAACGCAGCGGATATCGAAGGTGCAATGGCGATGATCGAGGGCTCTGCCCGCGCCATGGGCCTGGAAGTGGTGGGTTAA
- the nusG gene encoding transcription termination/antitermination protein NusG, producing MAARWYIVHAYSNFEKKVAEDIENKARQKGLEHLFEKILVPTEKVVEVRRGRKVDSERKFFPGYVMVRANLTDEAYHLIKNTPKVTGFLGSDNKPVPIPDYEAERILGQVQEGVERPKASITFEIGEQVRVSDGPFASFNGTVQDVDEERSRLKVEVSIFGRATPVELEYAQVEKV from the coding sequence ATGGCGGCACGTTGGTACATCGTCCACGCATATTCAAATTTTGAAAAGAAGGTCGCTGAAGACATCGAGAACAAGGCTCGCCAGAAGGGGCTTGAGCACCTGTTCGAGAAGATCCTCGTGCCGACCGAAAAGGTGGTGGAAGTGCGTCGCGGCCGCAAGGTCGACAGCGAGCGCAAGTTCTTCCCTGGTTATGTCATGGTTCGCGCCAACCTGACGGACGAGGCCTACCACCTGATCAAGAATACGCCGAAGGTCACAGGTTTCCTCGGCTCCGACAATAAGCCCGTTCCGATTCCGGATTATGAAGCTGAGCGCATTCTCGGCCAGGTCCAGGAAGGTGTCGAGCGGCCGAAGGCCTCCATCACCTTCGAGATCGGCGAGCAGGTACGCGTTTCCGACGGCCCGTTCGCGTCGTTCAACGGCACGGTTCAGGATGTGGACGAAGAGCGTTCGCGCCTGAAGGTTGAAGTGTCGATCTTCGGCCGCGCAACGCCGGTCGAGCTGGAATACGCTCAGGTCGAGAAGGTCTGA
- the secE gene encoding preprotein translocase subunit SecE yields MASKSNPFAFLQQVRSETSKVTWPSRRETMISTVMVLVMVVFAALFFFAADQLIGWVLSFVLNTGN; encoded by the coding sequence ATGGCATCCAAATCCAATCCATTTGCGTTTCTGCAGCAGGTTCGCTCCGAGACGTCCAAAGTTACATGGCCGTCGCGCCGCGAGACGATGATCTCGACGGTTATGGTGCTTGTGATGGTGGTTTTCGCTGCGCTGTTTTTCTTTGCCGCTGACCAGCTGATCGGCTGGGTTCTGAGCTTCGTGCTGAATACCGGCAACTGA
- a CDS encoding NAD(P)-dependent oxidoreductase codes for MKKRILFTGGSGKAGRHAVPWLVKSGYEVHNLDLVPLDSPGVTNLIADITDSGQVFNALSMHRDFPDLDAGRGVQPFDAVVHFAAIPRILIKPDNETFRINTMGTYNVIEAAVKLGIRKIIVASSETTYGVCFAEGHRDFHQFPLEEDYDVNPMDSYGLSKVVNEKTARAFAERSGFDIYALRIGNVIEPHEYERFPTYFANPEMRKRIAWSYIDARDLGQICHLCIEKDGLGYQVFNAANDTVSANTPSKELAKRFFPNVPFTREIGEYEGLLSNRKIREMLGFREEHDWRKYVKV; via the coding sequence ATGAAGAAGCGAATTCTGTTCACGGGCGGTTCGGGCAAGGCGGGTCGCCATGCCGTGCCATGGCTCGTCAAATCAGGTTACGAGGTTCACAACCTCGATCTCGTGCCGCTGGACAGTCCCGGCGTCACCAATCTCATTGCCGATATCACCGACAGCGGTCAGGTTTTCAATGCGCTGTCGATGCATCGCGATTTTCCCGATCTCGACGCGGGCAGGGGCGTGCAGCCCTTCGACGCCGTCGTGCATTTCGCCGCCATCCCGCGGATCCTGATCAAACCGGACAATGAGACTTTCCGCATCAACACGATGGGCACTTATAATGTCATCGAGGCGGCGGTGAAGCTCGGCATCAGGAAGATTATCGTCGCATCGAGCGAGACGACCTACGGCGTCTGCTTCGCCGAAGGCCACCGCGATTTTCACCAGTTCCCGCTGGAGGAAGACTACGACGTCAATCCGATGGATTCCTACGGGCTTTCCAAGGTGGTCAACGAAAAGACGGCCCGCGCCTTTGCCGAACGGTCGGGCTTCGACATCTATGCGCTGCGAATCGGCAATGTCATCGAGCCGCACGAATATGAGCGGTTCCCCACCTATTTCGCCAATCCCGAGATGCGCAAGCGCATCGCCTGGAGCTATATCGATGCCCGCGATCTCGGGCAGATCTGCCATCTCTGCATCGAAAAGGACGGTCTCGGCTATCAGGTGTTCAACGCGGCCAACGACACCGTCTCGGCCAACACGCCGTCGAAGGAGCTTGCCAAGCGATTCTTTCCGAACGTGCCCTTCACCCGCGAGATCGGTGAATATGAAGGCCTGCTCTCCAACCGCAAGATTCGCGAGATGCTGGGGTTTAGGGAAGAGCACGATTGGCGGAAATATGTGAAGGTCTGA
- the tuf gene encoding elongation factor Tu, translating into MAKSKFERNKPHVNIGTIGHVDHGKTSLTAAITKYFGEFKAYDQIDAAPEEKARGITISTAHVEYETPARHYAHVDCPGHADYVKNMITGAAQMDGAILVCSAADGPMPQTREHILLARQVGVPAIVVFLNKVDQVDDAELLELVELEVRELLSSYDFPGDDIPVVKGSALAALEDSDKKIGEDAIRELMAAVDSYIPTPERPIDQPFLMPIEDVFSISGRGTVVTGRVERGIVKVGEEVEIVGIRATSKTTVTGVEMFRKLLDQGQAGDNIGALVRGVNRDGVERGQILCKPGSVKPHKKFMAEAYILTKEEGGRHTPFFTNYRPQFYFRTTDVTGIVTLPEGTEMVMPGDNVTVAVELIVPIAMEEKLRFAIREGGRTVGAGIVASIVE; encoded by the coding sequence ATGGCAAAGAGTAAGTTTGAGCGCAACAAGCCGCACGTCAACATCGGCACGATCGGCCACGTTGACCACGGCAAGACGTCTCTGACGGCAGCGATCACGAAGTACTTCGGTGAGTTCAAGGCGTACGACCAGATCGACGCTGCTCCGGAAGAAAAGGCCCGTGGCATCACCATTTCGACGGCGCACGTCGAATATGAGACGCCGGCCCGCCACTACGCGCACGTCGACTGCCCCGGCCACGCCGACTACGTCAAGAACATGATCACCGGTGCTGCCCAGATGGACGGCGCGATCCTGGTATGCTCGGCCGCTGACGGCCCGATGCCGCAGACGCGCGAACACATTCTGCTGGCCCGCCAGGTCGGCGTTCCGGCGATCGTTGTGTTCCTGAACAAGGTCGACCAGGTTGACGACGCCGAGCTTCTCGAACTGGTCGAGCTCGAAGTTCGCGAACTGCTGTCGTCCTACGACTTCCCGGGCGACGATATCCCGGTCGTCAAGGGTTCGGCGCTGGCCGCTCTCGAAGACAGCGACAAGAAGATCGGCGAAGACGCGATCCGCGAGCTGATGGCTGCGGTCGACTCTTACATCCCGACGCCTGAGCGTCCGATCGACCAGCCGTTCCTGATGCCGATCGAAGACGTGTTCTCGATCTCTGGCCGCGGCACGGTCGTGACCGGCCGCGTCGAGCGTGGCATCGTCAAGGTTGGCGAAGAAGTCGAGATCGTCGGCATCCGCGCGACCTCGAAGACGACGGTGACCGGCGTTGAAATGTTCCGCAAGCTGCTCGATCAGGGCCAGGCCGGCGACAACATCGGCGCGCTGGTTCGCGGTGTGAACCGTGACGGTGTCGAGCGTGGCCAGATCCTGTGCAAGCCGGGCTCTGTCAAGCCGCACAAGAAGTTCATGGCGGAAGCCTACATCCTGACGAAGGAAGAGGGTGGCCGTCATACGCCGTTCTTCACCAATTACCGTCCGCAGTTCTACTTCCGCACGACTGACGTGACCGGCATCGTCACGCTGCCTGAGGGCACGGAGATGGTCATGCCGGGCGACAACGTCACGGTTGCCGTCGAGCTGATCGTTCCGATCGCGATGGAAGAAAAGCTGCGCTTCGCCATCCGCGAAGGCGGCCGCACCGTCGGCGCCGGCATCGTTGCCTCGATCGTCGAGTAA
- the rlmB gene encoding 23S rRNA (guanosine(2251)-2'-O)-methyltransferase RlmB, with translation MSKDKKPGGKTATDPSAKDTHYATLRRAHRDAKRERGEIPTPQPQKRKRGGDDWKPPALAPDQVHLYGLHTVRAALDNPERKKIKLFVTQNALARLEVDAETLGIPFEIVSPQDIDKVLGPEAIHQGVMLETRPLPVRRLEALKDSPLLLVLDQVTDPHNVGAIMRSAVAFNAGAVITTQRHSPTESGVLAKSASGALELIPYIQVTNLADALGELHKLGFSTIGLDSEGPAPLEGTFSGEKVALVLGSEGKGLRQKTRETVTALARLDMPGAIKSLNVSNAAAIALYAARLFLKA, from the coding sequence ATGAGCAAAGACAAAAAACCCGGCGGCAAGACCGCGACAGACCCATCGGCCAAGGATACGCATTACGCCACGCTGCGGCGCGCCCACCGTGACGCCAAGCGCGAACGCGGCGAGATCCCGACCCCTCAGCCGCAGAAGCGCAAGCGCGGCGGCGACGACTGGAAGCCGCCGGCGCTGGCGCCCGACCAGGTGCATCTTTACGGCCTGCATACGGTGCGCGCCGCCCTCGACAATCCCGAGCGCAAGAAGATCAAGCTCTTCGTGACGCAGAACGCGCTGGCGCGGCTCGAAGTCGACGCCGAAACGCTCGGCATTCCCTTCGAGATCGTCTCGCCGCAGGATATCGACAAGGTGCTCGGCCCCGAGGCGATCCATCAGGGCGTGATGCTGGAAACGCGGCCGCTGCCGGTCCGCCGTCTCGAAGCCCTGAAGGACAGCCCGCTCCTGCTCGTCCTCGACCAGGTCACCGATCCCCATAATGTCGGCGCGATCATGCGCTCGGCCGTCGCCTTCAATGCCGGCGCCGTTATCACCACTCAGAGACATAGCCCGACCGAGTCAGGCGTGCTCGCCAAATCCGCCTCCGGCGCGCTGGAACTGATACCTTATATACAGGTGACCAATCTCGCCGATGCCCTCGGTGAACTGCACAAGCTCGGCTTCTCCACCATCGGCCTCGATTCGGAAGGGCCGGCGCCGCTCGAGGGCACGTTCTCGGGTGAGAAGGTGGCGCTGGTGCTCGGCTCGGAGGGCAAGGGGCTCAGGCAGAAGACGCGCGAGACCGTTACTGCGCTTGCCCGTCTCGACATGCCGGGCGCGATCAAATCGCTGAACGTTTCGAATGCTGCGGCAATCGCGCTTTATGCGGCGCGGCTCTTTTTGAAAGCATAG
- a CDS encoding AprI/Inh family metalloprotease inhibitor — translation MTRFVLRLAAPAAALLFCGMAHGQDIDPDILKAQAGTYLVAPEDGRAGCRMTFETDMAIGGHSLSGQDACAKPLPALAEAAAWNFDGNGGIILIDATRKVLARFVENEGSPMKTEDGAPLLLITAPDGIDRLPSFSSLAGTWTMQRPDGERLCGVTLDGHADADGNAPLSLSGDCAANVARLKLAVWHIEGFGLTLMGSDGASLGFDMRADGNFDKSKEEGGKPLSLVRQ, via the coding sequence ATGACCCGTTTCGTCCTTCGGCTCGCGGCTCCGGCAGCGGCATTGCTTTTCTGCGGCATGGCCCATGGGCAGGATATCGATCCCGATATTCTGAAGGCCCAGGCAGGGACCTATCTCGTTGCGCCGGAAGACGGGCGCGCGGGATGCCGGATGACGTTCGAAACCGACATGGCGATCGGCGGTCATTCGCTGTCCGGCCAGGACGCCTGCGCCAAGCCGCTGCCGGCTCTTGCCGAAGCCGCTGCCTGGAATTTCGACGGCAATGGCGGCATCATCCTGATCGATGCGACGCGCAAGGTGCTCGCCCGTTTCGTCGAGAACGAGGGCTCGCCGATGAAGACTGAGGACGGCGCACCGCTTTTGCTGATCACCGCGCCTGACGGCATCGATCGCCTGCCGAGCTTCAGCAGCCTTGCCGGAACATGGACGATGCAAAGACCGGACGGCGAAAGGCTCTGCGGTGTGACACTCGACGGCCATGCCGATGCGGACGGCAACGCGCCGCTGTCGCTCTCCGGCGACTGCGCCGCCAATGTCGCCAGGCTGAAACTCGCGGTCTGGCATATCGAGGGTTTCGGCCTGACGCTGATGGGCAGCGACGGCGCATCGCTTGGCTTCGACATGCGCGCCGACGGCAATTTCGACAAATCGAAGGAAGAAGGCGGCAAGCCGCTGTCGCTCGTGCGTCAATGA